Genomic DNA from Penaeus monodon isolate SGIC_2016 chromosome 40, NSTDA_Pmon_1, whole genome shotgun sequence:
atttcttcatttcttttcttccttatttccccgtttatttgtttcttattttcttattttcttctgttatttccatttccttcctttattattaccttttttctcttgtttccttaTTTGCTTTATTCTTAATaagataaaattggaaaaaaaaaacaaaagcaaaaaagaaacaataaataaagaaacgaaagagaggaagaaaaaaataataataaatgagaaaaaaaatatatcaacaacaaaagaaagaaaagaaacaaagaaaaaataaaacgaaaaaaacaacacaaacaaaagaaagaaaagaaacgaaaaaaaacgaaaaaaatacgacaaatgaacaaaaagaaacaaagaaaaaaatatacatgaaaaaaaagggattaactttaattttattttttttattttatttctttttttcttatttcagaaaaaaacgaaaacaagacgaacaaaaacgagaaaaaaaaacgaaaaacaataaacaaccaaaaaaataaacaaagaaaaaagaaaagaaaaagaaaacaagaaatgaaaaaataggataaagagaaaagataaataacaaaaaaaagaaaacgaagaaaaatagaatattcggaaaaaggaaataaataaataaacattaaaataaacagCAACAaggacagaaaacaaacaaacaaacaagtaaacaacataaaacgaaaaataagcgaaataaaaacaaacgaaataaatgaaaacaaacgaaaaaaaaacaatatgaataaataaatagataaataaataaataaccagcaacgaaacaaaagaaactgagaaaaaatataatagagaaaaaaaaattacgaaagagagagagacagagagagagagagagagagagagagagagagagagagagagagagagagagagagagagacagacagacagagagagagaagagagagagagagaaatagagagagagagaaagagagagagtgacagagagagagagagacagacagacaggaagaatagagagagagagagacagacagacaggaagaatagagagagagagaaggggaggggaagagagaaaaaggggagagagaagagagggaaaaaagagagaggggagagaaaaaagaaaagagagagagcgaggagagagaagtgaaggggagaggggagagagagagaggaggggagaggaggagaaggaggagaaagaggaaagggaggggagggagaaaagggaggagagaagaggaggaacagagaagagaaagagaaagaagagagaggggaggagagagaggagagaaaaggaggggagagaaaagagggagagaggagaaaaagagagagagagaaaaggaggaagagaagagaaagagagggaggagaaggggaggggaagagaggagagagagagaagagagaagagagaggagggagagggagagagagagaaaaagggaagagagagaggaggagaaaagggtaagagagaaaagagagaaaagagagaggagagaggggaaaagggagagggagaggaaaaaggaggagagagagagaggggaggagacagagagggagagagagagaacgaaggggaaaaaaatctttcagaGACACCCGGACTcaaaagacgaaagagagggagagagaaagagaaaaagagaaagagagaaagagagagacagagacagacagacagagagacagagagagagagaaaaaaaaagaaaagaaagggagaaagagagagagagttagagagaaaacgaaaaggagagaaaaaaaaatcttttaaagaccgctccccccaccccccaccccagcctcactctcccttcccccgagAGACCTCAGCATCGCCCGCTAACTGGCCGTCGCGTAAACAATGAAAGTTAGTGAGATTCCATTTCGTGATAAACTCCATCCATCTTGGACTTAGAGACGGGGGCGTGGCTTCCTGGCTTCTGAGGGCGTGAGGGGGGCTTTtcgaggtgggtgggggggggggcgtgggcgtgagggggGCTTTTcgaggtgggtggggtgggggggcggggcgtGAGGGTGGCTTttcgaggggggtgggggggggggggtgggtggggagggggggggatagggagaggatagagggggttgggaggtagagattggggggagggggggtggtgggggggatgaggagggggtagaggagaggagggggagaataggaggagaaggaaggaaaatggaggatagggggagaaagaagggaggtgaaaggtggaaagggaagggaaaaggagggggaaggagaggagaaggaaaggggggagagcataacaggagaagagagatagaaaggggaagagagggaggagaaggaaagggaagggaaaatgacaaaagaagaaatgaggaaagggaaggacagttgaagaaagggaggagagagaaagggaagggaaaagaattgaggaagaagggaggaaaagtgacgggaagtggaggggagggaggggaggggggtagggtgaggaaagtcaaaatgaaattataaaaaggggGCGTATCAGCTTTATAAAACGTTAAGAAAGGAGATACAAgaatgctaaaaaataataattaaaaaatataaaaaatcgcatttcttgtatatataaaaaagaaggggaaaaaaattgtgataagTGGTGATGAGAAAatgtctatcagtttatctatcatcGCGACAACAGTCActgaatatctataaatataaactagCAAATACGGCAATTCTCTCCCTTCCACACCTACTCGTCTATCTATTTTCCTGTTCGATTTACCTGTctgtctcagtctatctatctatctatctctatctacctacctacttattcatatgtctatgattctacctgtctttctctgtctgtatctatctatgagCATTCAgctacccacctctctctctctctcttctctctcccctctctctctcttctctctcttctccctctctctctctctttcttcttctctctccactctctctctctctctctctctctctctctctctctctctctctctctctctctctctctctctctctctctctctctctctctcactttctctctctcactttctctctctcactttctctctctctctctttctcctcccccctctctctctctttcccccctctctctctctttctcccctctctctctctctctctctctctctctctctgtacgtgtgtacttgtgtgtgtatgcgtgagtgtatttgctatgcatttttttttaaatatccattTAATTCAAATGTTAAACAACATACGTGCGTTTTATCTGCAATACAGCGAGTGCAACTTGAGCTGAACGGGGAACAAAGATGAACACTTGATGAACAAAGCTGAACGCCTGGACAAAGGACTGCCAATTCCGCCTGAGATCCACGAGAGGACCCTCTCTGTGCCCGAGTAAGATGCATTTCATTGAATTGCATTTTAGTCATATTGATTGGGCGTGCAACTGTgcatgggaagggaagggggggggggggaggggggaaggggggaaggggggaaggggggaagggagggaagaggggaaggggggaagggggaggggggaagggggaagaaggagggagggaagggggagggagggaaggggggaagaaggaggggggaagggggagggagggaaggggggaaggaggaggggggaagggggaggggggaaggatggaggaggagggactggggaagggggagggaataggggagggggatggaaaaggggaagggagaggggtggtgaaggaaagtaggggagggaaatggaggaagaacagaggaaaatatacagagaaagaaaaatggatatctaacaatatatgtgtgtgtgtgcttgtgtgtgtgtgtgtgtgtttgtgtgtgtgtgtgtgtgtgtgtgtgtttgtgtgtgtgtgtatgtttgtgtgtgtgtgtgtgtgtgtttgtgtgtgtgtgtgtgtgtttgtgtgcgtatgtgtgtgtgttgtttgtgtatattatgaatacatatatattatatattatatatatatatatcatatcatatcatatcacatacCCTCGCGCAAGGATGGACACGCCAAAGAGGAAGCCTCTCTGCCAGCGTAATCGAGTGCCACAGCCTCGTCGATGCCTCCGCGTCCGACCGGCACcgtgccaacccccccccccctccctcccctcagccTCGAGCTCAATCAGCGGTAATATTCGCGAGGCAAATCCCGAAAATATTCTCACCCAATTTGGAATACAAGGACCTCGTTTTAACCTCAAATTGCAAATCAAAAGCAACATGCACCGCGGATGGAAGCCTGGCGTTGGCATTGCagcggtgatggtggtggtgaaggtggtgaggggggtgatggtgatgatggtggtgctgGTTCGAATggaagtggtgatgatggtgatgaatatagTTAgaatggcgatgatggtgattaggatggtgatggtggtggtgatagtggcaatggtgattatggtaatggtggtgaaaaTGGTGGTGAGAATGAggttgatggtgttgatggtgttggtggcgatggtgatggggTGGACAAAATGGTGATGGGGTAAGTAAAGGCATAGAGTATGTGTGTTTAAGAAtgcgtatgattgtgtgtgtgtgtgcgtgtgtgtgtatgtgtttaagaatgcgtatgtgtgtatgtgtgtgtgtgtgtgtgtgtgtgtgtgtgtgtatgtgtgtgtttaagaatgcgtatgtttgtgtgtttgtgtgtgtgtgtgtgtgtttgtgttcatttcaTATGTTctataaattttctgtatttatgcATTTCAATCAGTTGCAGCAAGCCGTACCAGATACAAAAAGTGACAcattagcaaaaaatatatatatatatattaatgcattttCAAAAAGCTTCCGTAAAAAACacgattttaatatatattccaatataccCAAACCTAAGTAAAGAAAAGCTTCAGGTCATTCTCGCTAAAACTATTCTCATCGGGCACGGAAAAAAGTTAATCCAATAGATGTTATGCCCTGActgtaaaatattgtataaagACAGTAATCCTGTTTCGGGATATTGCATCCCACGCGCGGGTCTGTAGGCTACAGTGATACAAAACACAACAGAATCAaggagcacgtgtgtgtgtgtgtgtgtgtgagagagagagcgagcgagcgaggagaagagagagagaggagagagagagagagagagagagagggagcgagcgagggagagagagagagagagagagagagggggagagagaagggagagagagaggggaaaaggaagagagaggggggagagagagagagagagggggagggaagagagagagaagagtgtgtgtgtgtggagagaaaagagaagcgagcgagcgagcgaggagatagatagagagagagagagagagagtgagagaggagagaggacgagaggagagagagagagagagagaggggagaggaggagagagagagaggagagagaggggagagagagagagaagagagagagagagagagagagagagagagagggggtgtgtgtgtgttttttttggtttgtgtttgtgtgtgagatgcgtgtggggtggtgtgtgtgtgtgtggttgtgtgttggtgtgtgtgtgtgtgttgtgtggtgtgtgtgtgtgtgtttttgtttgtgtgtttgtggcgggtggtgtgtgtgtgtggggtgtgtggtgtggtgtgcgatAACCATGCACATATGCGTATGTTCCGTACATACCATTCTCCCGCAACGAACCCcactctcattccccccccctcccccccttcaccctatcAACCCGACAAACTAACATATGGCTTCCTCTCTGCAACAATTTTCAATCTCAATTCCCGGGCCAATCTGTCTTGCAAGATCAACCCATCATGAGCCGGGCCATTTTGCAAGCTGATTTGCGATGCCATTAAAGGCGTTGAGATTTGCAAGAGGCTTATCTCGCTCTGTATCGCTAAATGAGCTCAGAAGCCCAGCTGATCGGCCGCGTGCCAGGGCATATATGCACGGGGCAGCTGGTTTGCGATCAGCTGGTTTGCGATCAGCTGGTTTGCGATCAGCTGGTTTGGGATCAGCTGGTTTGCGATCAGCTGGTTTGCGATCAGCTGGTTTGGGATCAGCTGGTTTGGGATCAGCTGGTTTGCGATCAGCTGGTTTGCGATCAGCTGGTTTGGGATCAGCTGGTTTGGGATCAGCTGGTTTGGGATCAGCTGGTTTGGGATCAGCTGGTTTGGGATCAGCTGGTTTGGGATCAGTTGGTTTGCGATCAGCTGGTTTGGGATCAGCTGGTTTGGGATCAGCTGGTTTGCGATCAGCTAGTTTGCGATCAGCTGGTTTGGGATCAGTTGGTTTGGGATCAGCTGGTTTGCGATCAGCTGGTTTGCGATCAGCTGGTTTGCGATCAGCTGGTTTGCGATCAGCTGGTTTGAGATCAGCTGGTTTGCgatcagtgtgtttgtgtgtgtgtgtgtatacatttaaacagaaatacatatatacgtacatacatacatacacacatatatatatatattgtgtaaaatatatatatatatatatatatatatatatatatatatatatatatatatatatatttgataatatatatatatatatatatatatgatatatatatatataatatatatatatatatatatatatatatatatatatattcatatatatatatactcacacattccCTTTTCACTtcaacaccaaagaaaaaaaatattgactgaaaatctcattttctcttctattagaatttcttttccttttccgagCATAACACACGAGGTACAAGAGGTGTTTCGCAatgtatattcttttaaaaatgtaaatgactTAAGAAATATCCTCAATGTTAGGATTCGGAGAGAGAAAATGTACTTTTCTCTGGAGGGAAGTAACAGGAAAAATGaaatcagaaagacagacagagagagagagagagagagagagagagagagagagagacagagagagagagagagagagagagagagagcgagagacagagagagagaacgagagacagagagagagaacgagagacagacagagagagagagagaaagagagagaaagagggagagaagagagagagagagagagagagaagagagagagagag
This window encodes:
- the LOC119597819 gene encoding translation initiation factor IF-2-like — protein: MLWENAQRAVKSPLVPHSSDGANMTLAGAMKVVPFGQPDRKPADRKPADRKPADRKPADPKPTDPKPADRKLADRKPADPKPADPKPADRKPTDPKPADPKPADPKPADPKPADPKPADPKPADRKPADRKPADPKPADPKPADRKPADRKPADPKPADRKPADRKPADRKPAAPCIYALARGRSAGLLSSFSDTERDKPLANLNAFNGIANQLAKWPGS